The Centropristis striata isolate RG_2023a ecotype Rhode Island chromosome 1, C.striata_1.0, whole genome shotgun sequence nucleotide sequence ggttataatagttttggatttttcattagttttagttttaatttttgttttcaaattcagttagtttttagagtgagttttctagttttagtttattttttattttttgaaaatgcttagttttagtttttttgtaatgggctatatgttgggtgcgagattcaaagaggccataataaatgtttcctttatttcctttggtttatcatctcagccccaataaggttattaactcttacagttctgggtgttttgtattttggttctagtgtaaacatcccagtctcagtaaacatattcaccatgtgttgcatgttcaaatagaaacactgaattatgaatgaaaaaagttgacaaaaacgaaaacttgggacattttcactataattttagttagttttgtaactacacaatacagtttcagttagttatcgtttttttaaaactctagtttttatttttatttcagttaacgaaaatgttttttcaattctagttttcgttatttcgttagttttcgttaactataataaccttgcaccaAACTCTAGTTCATCCTTTAGTTTGTGTTGATGAGAATGGGACGGCTGTTGCTAGGTTACGACCCTCTAATGACGTCACGCTTTGGTGTTAAACAAgttaacaacaaacaaacatttaaagtcCACTTTTATTTGGAGCCTTTAAAAACGGAAACACTTGAACCATAGAAGACGCATCAAACAAGTCATTTCTTATCACTTTAATTTTATAGGGGAACCACATGTACTTTAAAAGAAGGTTATACAGTGCTGTACATTTGGGAGCAGTACTGACAGACTTGATAGTCATATCGTCTCCCGTTAAATACTATTCatttaaatgttctatattCTTATAATGATACAGTGAtacaataaaagcttgtgtaactGGTCCTGCAGCTTTTCTGATATGTCGATATCATTTTTGTTGGGACTGTTATTtccttgtctttctttttttttttccaaaaaaggaaaataaaagttatgATCAAAAACCATAGGACAGGCAGAAACTGCCAGGCTGTAATCCTGTATGACTCCCAATTCACTCACAcaatagagagaaagagagacagagaaagggagaaggaaaaaaaggagataCAATTTCATGTTCTGAAGGCTGGTCCGCGATGGAAATGGGCATCAGTTCATAGCGAGGCGCAGAGAAGCACAATTTATATTTTGCACCTCCTGCGACCTCGCCTCTTACTCCGCCCGCCCATCAACCCGCTCGAAGGCTCACTTCCATAGCTGTGTGCTCAGAGTCTGGCCGGATCCAGCGGCGGCCCATCCACCCATCGCTGACGGAGGCTGACCGAACGCCATCTGGCCGCCGGCGCCGTTCAGAGTCATCCCTGACATCTGCTGATTCACCTGGTAGAGACGTTAGAGGGTCCGGTTAACAGTGGAGCACAGCATCAGGGACTGAAACCTTCATTTCTCACTTCTGACCCGGACCCTGTCCTCAAACTAGTCCACATTCTCTCTAGtctgactagggttgtcaaaagtatcgatactcaaaaaagtatcaatactaaaacgttgtatccggatacgatactcattttcaaaagttcaCAGCATACAATCTCAAAATATTGTCCtaactgttattgtttattgtatttatttactttttgcactacctcagacctcaagcttgttatcatagttgcggtttctttttgcacaactgttttttattataaatatttaacctgtggttctgttaatttttacatgttccatttttcttgttaataaaaatatttctgttaaattttggggtctttgtttttatcctggtggtagaacggtgcttttattttgaaggcgatgtACGTATGTGCATGCATATGCATGTGTACCTGCACATTAACATTGAGTTACCTTGTTTCCTTATcaaaaacacgtattgctttttgcatataGTCAATAAATTGCTTTACACagacatgttttatattgtttttatggtttgaacgtatggtgtgtttaaaataaatgggaaaattaaataatgattggagaatgattggagtttttactatttttagaGCTATATTTGAGTTgctccacattaacagttttatcataacatgtattcttagatacagataatttactgcatttcctAAAGCCATGAAGAAGAGTTTTGGTGCGGCCCTCCGCAACCTCCATAGTTTCTCATGTGGCCCCcctgggaaaattaattgcccatccctgctctagacAGTAGTTTGTCCTGCAGCATCTCTTTTAGAGCCCTGCTTGTGCTGCCATCTGGTGGCTGCTGGCTGCTCTGTCACACTCTGTACAGTAACACACCTCACAATGCACCATTGTGCAATGCATCATCATAGCTTGGTGTGGTCACATGTGAAACTAATCACacctgacagacagacacacagaacacCAGCCACAATCTAAGAAAACAAGGTGAAGTGTGGAACTGCTTGTTAAAACACTAAACAAGCTAAAGAGCAGCTTCAGCAACAGACTCATACAACCTGCTGCTCCAAGGAACCATACAGgaagtccttccttccttctgcaataagactctacaactcatctacctctgccagaaccaacattactgaaatgcactaaaatctatgcactaaatctatgcatgacactttgctatgctattaatattattactattattattattattattatatatactgttgctgccattactattattactatatactgtaatatactactattattattataccggccttacttattattattattattatatattatattattttacttgtaattactttatttatattttcattttatttttatattgtttattatctattattacatattatattatatatattataaactgtactattattattattattattattattatataccatctagtcactatagcattgttgcatcatatcaccagtttaattattaccatcatcttgccaaccatcctaccaactgatgttcttttttaacttcttaagtgtccttgttctattctgtgctttgttttctattgttgtttttatttatgctacctcagtattttattctattgtattttattgtactgaataccggactgctgtgacaaccgaatttcccttcggggatgaatctatctatctatctatctatctatctatctatctatctatctatctatctatctatctatctatctatctatccatctatccatctatccatctatctatctaaatgaGCTCTCACCCCGCTGCAGTGACCAACATACCTGCCCCATGTTCCACTGAGCCTGCTGCCCGGGCTGGATGGCGTACATGCCCTGAGCGGGCACCATGCCTGCAGGTAGCGGCCCACCCTGTGGTCCCATCATCCTCGGGGCCATGCCCATCACACCGGTGGCCGGCGCATTCCCCATGAAGCCATTAGGCATCGTCATGCCAACCATCATGCCCGGACTGGGCCCCATCATGGCTGCCCCGCTCTGAGCCATCATGGCACCCATGACGGTTGTAGGCGGCATGGCGGCGCCCATGCCAGGGAAGGCCTGGTAACCGCCGGGGGCCTGGACAGGAAACTGCATCTGGGAGGGGCCCATGAACATGCCAGCTGAGGGGAAGAAGACATGCAGAACAGAATGAGGATCTCATGCATACAAATAacatatttaacccatttaagctgtGAAAGtgttaccgcatttctaccattaaaaccaggcgctgttgtgttattctaccattaaagccgggaaagaggatatgtagttttgtagtatttgtagttttttccacctattttcggtctcttggccaatgaaaggcatcagaatacatgttggagagtcgcaatgcaacatgggacttttccagaactttgaaatcatcaccaaaaaaaagacacaaaaagacacaaaatgactaaaaaaagacacaaaatgactaaaaaaaagacacaaaatgaccaaaaaagacacaaaatgacaaaaaaacgacaaaaaatgaccaaaaaaagacacaaaacacacaacatgactaacaaaagacgcaaaatgactaaaaaaagacacaaaatgccccaaaaagacagaaaaatgactaaaaaaagacacaaaatgaccaaaaaaaagacacaaaatgagaatacatgtgggagtgtcgcaatgcatcaagggacttttccagaactttgaaatcatcaccaacaaaagacacaaaaagacaaaatgactaaaaagaagacacaaaatgacaaaaaaagacacaaaatgaccaaaaaaagacacaaaatgacaaaaaaaaagacacaaaacacacaacatgactaacaaaagacgcaaaatgactaaaataagacacaaaatgccccaaaaagacagaaaaatgactaaaaaaagacacaaaatgccccaaaaagacagaaaaatgactaaaaaaagacacaaaattactaaaaaaagacacaaaatgagaatacatatgggagtgtcgcaatgcatcatgggacttttccagaactgaaatcatggtggaagacgactatagcggagggagctcagatataacagctataagctctcaaatactttatgaatttcatttctatctactacagaggctgaaaatcgattatttagtagaagcgttgacacttctgttgaatttccagaaaaacttcaggttttagggggtcattttaaaatcgcccagaggttttacaggcattttttccaggcgttttaggcctaaatgggtgaAGCAACATAATTGGGTGTGTGACTTCTTTCAAAAGTAGGTAAATATTTGGCTGTGCGTATGTATGAAGAGCCTGTTAATCAGGATGAATAAGAAGTTAAGAAAGCTCTGTGGTGTTGTCACATACAAGCAAGTTTCTACTTGCTTCTTGTGGATTCATTTCATCACATCGACAAATCCCAGAATGACCTCGATGAGGAAAATGTTCCTCTAACCTagaagtttctttttaaaagtttGGCACAGTGAGTAAGTTATGGGCTACAATTTAACCCCTATTTTCTTGCCTTTGCTTGTTTACATTATGGCAAACTAGCACCATTAAAGGTATGCAGAGTTGGCTATTATATTAGCAGTTCATGGATGTACAGACAACTATCATTAAATTACTTTGATACAGAAACAAGCTCAAAAACGTGCTGATTGTAAGGAAagttcggtaacactttctatgaagactacatctatagtgcattatgagcgcattcatagtgaattataatgctcattataatcaatcataatgcattatgactgcattcataaacacatataaagcttcatgatgcactatatcaacagttataaatatagcttatcatgacttataaatccaagtgtcttatgagtgctcttgactggttataaactacaggctgactgatgaggcttataatacattacaactactcatacccctctatacacacacctcaacaatcaattgttataaggactcataggatgccataagtataaataaatgatcaatgtatgctgtaagtaaccagtcaagagcactcataagacacttggatttataagtcattataagctatatttataactgttgatatagtgcatcatgaagctttatatgtgtgttatgaatgcagtcataatgcattatgattgattgtaatgagcattataattcactatgaatgcgctcataatgcactatagatgtagtcttcatagaaagtgttaccgaaagtTCTTCAGTTATCAGGAGCATCTTTTTTCTATGATTTCTAGGACGGTTTTTGGAGGGTTGCCGATCATACCGAAATACTTTTTTGATACATATTACATGtaaagtaatggaaaaaatgattagaccaccccttgtttttctccttgctttcttgttgctgaaatctagccatttttcatggttttcttgataaaaaacaaaatcattatcaagaaaaccatgttaaatgtctagatatcagctcttaaattaaactcttatcagctatttttgttgttatcattatatttgtccaaacaaatgtacctttagttgtaccaggcattaaaattaacaagaaattgaagaaaacaagggtctaataatttttttccatgactgtatgtgtagGAGAGAGTAATGTATCAAAAGCTGGCATCGAACGTCTGCTTAGATTTGAAATCATTCTTTCTCATTCTTTTAACTGACACTAACGTTCTTATTTGGGTGCTTATGTTTTGACAATATGTACAATTTAAGAAGTTCGACTTTTGTAAAAAGAAAgagttttataaaaataaaaaaacatttaaaactaaaagtaacGTACATAACATTACAATAAGAAAATGATTACATGTTTAACattatacataataatacattaaatgaaataaaatattttttatgtacgtatgtatgtgtgtatatataattattattatttttttaatattattgtttttatttatttaattagttattttatttattcttgtttattagTTTTCTCTCTAactttcctcctccctctcttcttgcgttagcgcttcttgctgtgtttgcctatttattttcacacacacacacacacacacacacacacacacacacacacacacacacacaaacacaaacacaaacacaaacacaaacacaaacacacacacacacacacacacacacgcacacactctctctctctctctctctctctctctcttttggtcaattaatgtcttttttttggtaattttgtgtcttttttgatcattttgtggtcaattagtgtgttttttggtcattttgtgtctttttttgatcattttgtggtcaatttgtgacttttttggtaattttgtttctttttttggtcattttgtgtcttttttggtcattttgtggtcaatttgtgtcttttttggtcattttgtttccttttttaggtcattttttctttttttggtgattggggtcgcgactcaaaaaggttgagaatagctggtgtagTGTATGtgtctctcatgtcaccttgtttgttacgtcatttcaccaataaaaaaagaataaagaataagGAATACATTAAACGATGGTGGtatttgacattattttgaCGTCCTCACCAGCGGGGGCCTGTTGGGACATGCTGTTGGTCCCGTACAGGGACAGGATGGAGTCCTTGGACATGGGCTTCTTGGCCCCGTCTTCGGTCTTAGTGGTGCTACTGGTGTCACTGAACAGGTCCAGGTCTCCCTGCCCCGACCCGGAGCCGGCTGCGCCTCCTGCTGCTGGGGCTTGTGTCGGGGTGCTGGCCGCATTACTGGAGCTCACCTGAAACCAggaaaaaatggttgttttttttatttggtgagGAAAATATGGAATCAAAAGCTCAAATTTTGTccagtgttaaaataattgattattctctattttggtaaattatttgattgcttgatttctgcttctctgttgttctctgtctctgtgcgtgatgCAGGTCACTATCAGGTCAGCCTTGGTAAAGATCtctatacatttatattaaatcatgcaatatgattttgatacaatgattatgtttgtgtgttaatgttgatttagaaactgtgattactttgattacatacagtacaggccaaaagtttggacaccccttctcattcaatgcgtttcctttattttcatgactatttacattgtagattcatcaaaactattaatgaacacatgtggaattatgtacttaacaaaaaagtgtgaaataactggaaagatgtcttatattctagtaagcaaagggtggctactttgaggaatctaaaatacaagacatgttttcagttatttcacactttttttgttaagtacataattccatatgtgtttattcatagttttgatgcattcagtgagaatctacaatgtaaatagtcatgaaaataaagaaaacgcattgaatgagaagttgtgtccaaacttttggcctgtactgtatattccatttgcttaaactgattaagtttctataatcacaaagaatattattgtctgttttatattttttagactttaaaataaCAAGTAGACATTGAAGAATATTTGGGCTCTTGTTATATCTCTGTAGGACATAACAAGGCAAAATgttcgtcataacaagtttgttagcagatCAGCATGGCCTTGCTCTGGGCAGCATTGATTGGATGCCCAGGTGGCAGATgaagaaggcgggacttcctggaagaaatcgaccagcatgttttgtaaaacaaatgttagtattttaatgggttcagggagagagacgtggttcagacttcacaaactgaaacacgtctgtttgtattcagggacatgaatTTTTGAGCCCGAGATCTCTgtataatgcacattttttgacgtattgtaataaacttttgttaaattGAGAACTTGGACATCTCCTGCTCTTCATTctccatcaaacgatctgcacagaaaaatggtgagggttttctgttggtgacagattattcaattttcaaggtttcctcatgcaatttttctaacaccagttagaaaaaaaagaaactggtCTTCAGTTCATTTCCTGGGTGTTGTCCTGACAGAACAGGTTTCAAATGGACCAACAAATAATCACCAACAGAGGCTCCATAATTAAATTCTATTATACTTAATTAAAGTTTACGATCTGGTTGCCATACTGGCAAACATCTGCTGTTGTTtgccaaatttgatttaatggTTACATGTTTGCATCCATTTATAACAAGGAGTGATAATGACATGTCCTGCATAATAATAGCTCATATTTCAGTTGTGGTTTGTTTTTGCAAACATTTGGCCAGGTGGTAATTAAATCCCCTGAACTTAACAACAAGTCATTTAAACAGTATTATCTGtaggagtttttattttataaaacacaaattaagTTTTAGTTAGCATCTCTGGAATTTCCATCACAATGTTGGCTTCCGACGATAATGAAAATGAGAGAATCAAAATAAAACGATTATTGTGCGACATTCTGTGTTGCAATGATGCTCTCGTTTTGTCTTTCATGTAATAAATCCAGcacattattgactgaattATGTTTACCAAAATGTGGAATATATGTTTAGTTGTtcatgattttagttattatcaaaaaatccatggaaataaatatatatatatatatatatatatatatatatatatatatatatggaaatacatatttatatccatgtgtgtgtgagtaaagagccccatttatttttttacattttaaaattgtgtttttattacactacattaaaagttttaaaaaaatcactgtcAAACAGACGTTtaacgctttaaaaaaaaagttaaataaatgcatgatttCTAAAGTCAGTGAGTAATCGTGTTAAACACACATGATCAtctctccattttttttattattattatttttatatatttattttttatttttgtatgtatttatttttattttttattttttaaattattatttaatttaatttattcattaatatgatttaattaatttatttatcattattatttattaattaatacatttattttattttattttttatcaactcaagtatttgttttcctccgaGACTACTGTTGGttatgagagggagggatggggttttatgactgtatgttcgTTGTTGTGTTCATCGTGTGttactttttgggaaaaacctcaataaataaagttttgaaaaaaccccccccaaaaaaacatgatcataaTACTGactaaaataattgtgattatgatgattatgattatgatttttgtcatatttaaacAACCCTACACAAAACACTCAAAAGACATCACTTTAAGTTTTTAAAGACCTTGATGGACATTTATCACCATTTATATTAAACGCTTAATGAAAATATTAACAAATGAATGCATCACTAATTAATAAACGTATTGGTTGCAGCCCTATTTAAATGACTGCCTCATTAGCTGCATTCATCTTCTAGTATCGCTGTAGCCGTCTTGTGGGCTGTTGATGCAGGTAGTTatcatttgacattttattttctactgCACACTTAATTTCACATCTACAGCTagacagtaacagtaacagttaAGCCCTCCTGAGCATTTCTGAGGAATTAGCAATAATAAATCTAGACGGGGGAATTCTTGCTGGATTTTACCTGAGAAAACTGAGCTGCGGATGAGGAGGCGGGGAGGGGATTGGACACCATGGGGCCGAATATATCCAGGTCATTGTTGTTCTGGCTTGTGCTCGTGCTACCATTGTTAGTTGATGCTGCTGCCGGTACGTCTGTGACAAAAAGgtggaggaaagaaaaaaaaaacaggttttacaGGTGGAAGATAAGCTCACAGAGTTAGAGAGGAAACAAACACGGTGAGGCCATtttaacacacagcagcataaCTTACTGACAATTTCCCAATGAGCTTCTGCCTGAATTCACTTAtgaaatatcataaataaaagCCTCATATTATATGTAATTGTTGTGAAAAGTGGTGTAAAACAAACAGAGCAAATGTTCGCTAATGTGTTgtctctgtatttattttatttaactgcaaTGCCCTCCCATGGCTGCAGAACTGCCCGCACAGTAACATAACAGTTAgtacaataaaaaattaatcaGCTTAGCCTCATTAGCTCACTGGCCACAAAactaaaataacagtaaacatgcCATCCAAATAATGCAATGCCCCTCCAAGCCAAGCAGTAGCATAAATATGTCATCTTACTTTAAACTGTAAATGAAGTTGCTGTAATAACGCCATAACACACTATTATTCCTCAGTGAAAATATCAATGGACAAGTAGACAGATTAATAGAAAAACAATAACCTGTAGTTCCATCTCACCATTCAACAATTAGTTTACATGATcacctacaggtgcatctcaatacattagaatatgatggaaaagtccatttctagtagttcaagtcaaatagccccaaccaagtattgagtcatttagatcagtagttctcaacctttttgagtcgtgacccccaatttaacatgcatgttgtccgcgacccccgctcactgaacagaatctcacacgcacagttcagatcacccaaaaaagaaacaaaatgaccaaaataagtaaacaaaatgaccaaaaagacataaattgaccacaaaatgatcgaaaaagacacaaaatgaccaaaaaagacacaaaatgaccagaaaagacacaaaatgacccaaaaaaagaaaaaaaataccaaaaaaagacacaacatgactaaaaaaagacataaaatgaccaaaaaaggaaacaaaatgaccaaaaaacacacaaattgaccacaaaacgatcaaaaaaagacacaaaatgaccaaaataagtaaacaaaatgaccaaaaagacataaattgaccacaaaatgatcgaaaaagacacaaaatgaccaaaaaagacacaaaatgaccagaaaagacacaaaatgacccaaaaaaagaaaaaaaataccaaaaaaagacacaacatgactaaaaaaagacataaaatgaccaaaaaaggaaacaaaatgaccaaaaaacacacaaattgaccacaaaacgatcaaaaaaagacacaaaatgaccaaaaagagacattaagtgaccaaaaagactaaaacacattaacacatgaacactttaacacagtggagacagagctgacttcctaaatgattttgcgacccccagaaatcatctcgcgaccccaattggggtccagaccccaaggttgagaacagctgatttagatgaacatacagtagtgttcaaaataatagcattCCAATGTGACTTTAGTGAGTTTAgtgatcacaggattgctaaatcctagaaacaaaaaagtttgagaCACTTAATTTTCAATCTTCACTAAATGTaagtcataatcattataattagaagaaattaaataaatcaagacattaaaagtttcattctgtgtgtaatggatccatataatgtgttatttccactttttgaattgaattagtgacataaataaacttttctctgatattataatttattgagatgcacatgtATATCGCACTGTCAATTTGATATGGGTCATAAATGAGGCGTTATTCTGAAtgtagcatttttttaatgtgacgAGTGATATGCTGATATTACTCAGGTTTAAGGGCGTTCTTGTGTACAACACATCTGGAATGTGTGTCTCAACTGGGGATTTTACAGCAGTTTGCGACACACTGCCTGTTGCCTGGTTGCAGTCAGATCTgtaatacacaaacaaactagcCAACAGTTTGCAAAGCTGGTGCAGAGATG carries:
- the LOC131986752 gene encoding stromal membrane-associated protein 1-like is translated as MATRSEREKAQKLNEQHQAILSKMLREEDNKYCADCEAKGPRWASWNLGVFICIRCAGIHRNLGVHISRVKSVNLDQWTSEQIQSIQDMGNTKARQLYEANLPESFRRPQTDQSVEFFIRDKYEKKKYYSKNVTNGSSPKDGKKEREADRGSKVSSYTKSEEPRPVPKISPAKTSEPSVNLLGLDVPAAASTNNGSTSTSQNNNDLDIFGPMVSNPLPASSSAAQFSQVSSSNAASTPTQAPAAGGAAGSGSGQGDLDLFSDTSSTTKTEDGAKKPMSKDSILSLYGTNSMSQQAPAAGMFMGPSQMQFPVQAPGGYQAFPGMGAAMPPTTVMGAMMAQSGAAMMGPSPGMMVGMTMPNGFMGNAPATGVMGMAPRMMGPQGGPLPAGMVPAQGMYAIQPGQQAQWNMGQVNQQMSGMTLNGAGGQMAFGQPPSAMGGWAAAGSGQTLSTQLWK